In Alkalinema sp. FACHB-956, the following proteins share a genomic window:
- a CDS encoding FAD-dependent oxidoreductase — translation MVGAGHTGTGGQGKGGQGKKVVVVGAGWAGLGATYHLAKQGYDVTLLEAGAYPGGLVAGWKTPGGRSVEAGIHGFWYPYNNIFALVKELGLDPFTPWTRSHQYSPAGLEVTSPIFQHMPRLPMPLGTFVYTQFERLPLWDRLTALPLLYAIVDFDNSDEAWQRYDKMTARELFQQYGVSERLYKDAFEAMLLVGLFAPGEQCSAAATLGMLYYFILAHQADFDVVWCRGTVGDRIFQPWVDKIKALGGKVLTQKRVSDLELDPRTQQVKTVICGGERFEADAVIFAVGISGMQKIIANSKTLAQFAEFRDVMNLGSIDVLATRLWFDRKIPVPLPSNACFGFTPTTGWTFFDLNALHDEFRDEPGTVIEADFYHANQFLPMDDRAIVDRVHQDLITCIPDFQAAKVVDYSVVRLPKAVTHFSPGSYQYMLRGTTSLPNLYMSGDWIITQHGSWSQEKAYVTGLEAANAVIQQWGGQAAPIIPVEADEPHIQVLRSLNRQARTWLPRF, via the coding sequence ATGGTTGGAGCAGGGCACACTGGAACGGGCGGACAGGGCAAAGGTGGACAGGGCAAAAAGGTTGTGGTTGTCGGAGCGGGCTGGGCGGGCCTAGGAGCCACCTACCACCTGGCTAAACAGGGCTACGACGTGACCTTACTGGAAGCGGGAGCCTATCCCGGTGGCCTAGTGGCGGGTTGGAAAACGCCGGGGGGCCGATCGGTGGAAGCGGGTATCCATGGCTTTTGGTACCCCTACAACAACATCTTCGCCCTGGTGAAAGAACTGGGCCTCGATCCCTTCACCCCCTGGACCCGATCGCACCAATATTCCCCCGCTGGCTTGGAAGTGACCTCGCCCATTTTCCAGCACATGCCCCGCCTGCCCATGCCCTTGGGAACCTTTGTTTACACGCAATTTGAACGCTTGCCCCTGTGGGATCGGCTGACGGCCTTACCCCTGCTATACGCGATCGTCGATTTTGACAATTCCGACGAAGCTTGGCAACGCTACGACAAAATGACCGCGCGGGAATTGTTCCAACAATATGGCGTCTCGGAACGGCTGTATAAAGATGCCTTTGAAGCGATGCTGCTGGTGGGACTGTTTGCACCGGGGGAGCAATGTTCCGCTGCGGCCACCCTGGGAATGCTCTACTACTTCATCCTGGCCCACCAAGCGGACTTTGATGTAGTGTGGTGTCGAGGCACGGTGGGCGATCGCATCTTTCAACCCTGGGTCGATAAAATCAAAGCCCTCGGCGGCAAAGTTCTGACCCAGAAACGGGTGAGTGATTTAGAGTTAGATCCTCGAACGCAGCAAGTGAAAACCGTAATTTGCGGTGGCGAGCGGTTTGAGGCCGATGCAGTGATTTTTGCAGTTGGCATCTCGGGTATGCAAAAAATCATTGCCAATAGCAAAACCCTAGCGCAGTTTGCAGAGTTTCGCGATGTGATGAACCTAGGGTCGATCGATGTGTTGGCGACGCGCCTGTGGTTCGATCGGAAAATTCCTGTGCCGCTGCCGTCCAATGCCTGTTTCGGCTTCACCCCCACCACCGGCTGGACATTTTTTGATCTCAATGCGCTGCACGATGAATTCCGGGACGAACCCGGTACCGTGATTGAAGCGGACTTTTACCATGCCAATCAGTTTTTGCCCATGGACGATCGGGCCATTGTCGATCGGGTGCATCAGGATTTGATTACCTGTATTCCAGACTTCCAGGCCGCAAAAGTTGTGGACTACAGCGTCGTGCGCCTGCCCAAAGCCGTTACCCATTTCTCCCCCGGCAGTTACCAATACATGTTGCGCGGCACCACCAGCCTACCTAACCTATATATGAGCGGCGATTGGATTATTACTCAACACGGCTCTTGGTCCCAGGAAAAAGCCTACGTCACGGGGTTGGAAGCGGCCAATGCGGTGATTCAGCAATGGGGCGGACAAGCTGCACCGATTATTCCCGTAGAAGCCGATGAACCGCATATTCAGGTTTTACGATCGCTCAATCGCCAAGCCAGAACCTGGTTACCTCGGTTCTGA
- a CDS encoding TPM domain-containing protein — MQKSILQSCLGLMVISVLWLGILPPSFAIPIHEVPNPRKLHSGWVTDAADLLTPATEAQLNQAATALEAKNGSEIAIVTVPDTQPSRSPKAFATELFNTWGIGKKQANNGVLFLISNADRRVEVEVGRGLQTVLPDRAVTELLAQTVAPQFRQGNFNQGTIDGVQAILTRLEQSNPESGRVIADRSEPVTSDRSEIVGGMFAFCIVSGGALLWVSRRRQQAQPQQAEPPSISTPIATPTPIATPTPIATPPLAVSAPPPQKNKAQKTKKSRKKKAKKYQGKKSNHKSSHSSSDNSSWDTSQHNSWNANGNNYSRSNDYSPNDYSYSDYSSSSSNSSSDYSSSDYSSSSSSDYSSSDFGGGSSDGGGGGCDW; from the coding sequence ATGCAGAAATCAATCCTTCAATCGTGTCTGGGCTTGATGGTCATCAGCGTACTCTGGCTGGGAATCCTACCGCCTAGCTTCGCTATTCCCATTCACGAAGTTCCCAATCCTCGCAAACTCCATAGCGGCTGGGTGACCGATGCCGCCGATCTGCTTACTCCTGCCACCGAAGCCCAACTCAACCAGGCTGCGACGGCCTTAGAAGCCAAAAACGGGAGCGAAATTGCGATCGTCACTGTTCCCGATACTCAACCGAGTCGATCGCCCAAAGCCTTTGCCACCGAACTGTTCAACACCTGGGGCATCGGCAAAAAACAAGCGAATAATGGAGTACTGTTTTTAATTTCCAATGCCGATCGACGGGTGGAAGTGGAAGTGGGGCGGGGTTTGCAAACGGTACTGCCCGATCGCGCGGTCACGGAGTTATTGGCGCAAACAGTGGCACCTCAGTTCCGTCAGGGGAATTTCAACCAAGGCACGATCGACGGAGTGCAGGCTATTTTGACTCGGTTGGAACAGAGCAATCCCGAATCCGGCAGGGTGATTGCTGATCGATCGGAGCCAGTTACTTCTGACCGATCGGAGATTGTTGGCGGTATGTTTGCATTTTGCATTGTCTCCGGTGGCGCATTGTTATGGGTCTCCCGCAGACGGCAACAGGCCCAGCCGCAACAGGCCGAGCCGCCCAGCATCTCCACTCCAATTGCCACGCCCACTCCAATTGCCACGCCCACTCCAATTGCCACTCCCCCCCTAGCCGTCAGTGCCCCACCCCCTCAAAAAAATAAGGCCCAGAAAACGAAAAAAAGCCGTAAAAAGAAAGCGAAAAAATATCAAGGTAAGAAATCGAATCACAAAAGTTCCCATAGCTCCAGCGATAACAGTAGTTGGGATACTAGCCAACACAATTCCTGGAATGCTAATGGGAATAATTACTCTCGTTCAAATGATTATAGTCCCAACGATTATAGTTACAGTGACTATAGCTCCAGCAGCTCCAACAGCTCCAGCGATTACAGCTCTAGCGACTATAGCTCCAGCAGTTCCAGCGATTACAGCTCCAGTGATTTCGGTGGAGGCAGTAGCGACGGTGGGGGTGGCGGCTGCGATTGGTAG
- a CDS encoding DUF2470 domain-containing protein codes for MAGDVITPAISDRICAHMNDDHADAVLIYAKVFGNASEATAAKMLAIDPEGMDISAEVDGQEQAVRVAFDHTLADSEDAHQTLIAMIKQARQKG; via the coding sequence ATGGCTGGAGATGTGATTACCCCTGCAATTAGCGATCGAATCTGTGCCCACATGAATGATGATCATGCCGATGCGGTACTGATCTACGCCAAGGTGTTTGGTAATGCGTCCGAGGCCACCGCTGCCAAAATGTTAGCGATCGATCCCGAGGGCATGGACATCAGTGCGGAGGTGGATGGTCAGGAACAGGCTGTGCGGGTGGCCTTTGACCATACTTTGGCGGATTCGGAAGATGCGCACCAAACGTTGATTGCCATGATTAAGCAGGCGCGGCAGAAGGGATAG
- a CDS encoding glycosyltransferase family 4 protein, giving the protein MQRYAFVFLEILSCEGGIQSYVRDILRAYPGAVPADVFLLRDGPEVENPFASDRLRFHYLKTKPASLGRLRLAVQFLAYLIRCRPQRVFCGHIHLAPLISPLCQALGIPLTILTYGKEVWEPLPPPKQKALQTADRVWTISRYSRDRLCAANGVQPDRVEFLYCAVDGQTFRPMEPQRSWLEQYGLANHRVMMTVARLWSGDPYKGVDVTIRALPKILAQYPDVKYLVIGRGDDQPRLAQLAAELGVADRVVFAGFVPTAELPQHYNLADIYVMPSQEGFGIVYLEAMACGVPVLSGDGDGSADPLQDGHLGWRVPYRDPEAVAIACCEMLAGQDPRCNGAMLREKVLHLFDRSALQARLAELLAQG; this is encoded by the coding sequence ATGCAACGCTATGCCTTTGTCTTTTTGGAAATTCTGAGCTGTGAAGGCGGCATTCAGTCCTACGTGCGCGATATTTTGCGGGCCTATCCTGGGGCGGTGCCAGCGGATGTCTTTTTGCTGCGGGATGGGCCGGAGGTGGAGAATCCCTTTGCCAGCGATCGCCTGCGCTTCCATTACCTGAAAACAAAGCCTGCGAGTTTGGGACGGCTGCGGCTGGCGGTGCAATTTTTAGCGTATTTAATCCGTTGTCGTCCGCAGCGGGTGTTCTGTGGTCACATTCATCTTGCACCGTTAATTTCGCCGTTGTGCCAAGCGTTGGGGATTCCGTTGACGATCTTGACCTACGGGAAGGAAGTCTGGGAACCGTTACCCCCCCCAAAACAAAAGGCTTTGCAAACCGCCGATCGGGTCTGGACGATTAGCCGCTATTCCCGCGATCGCCTCTGTGCGGCCAATGGTGTGCAGCCCGATCGGGTGGAGTTTCTCTACTGTGCAGTGGATGGGCAGACATTTCGACCGATGGAGCCGCAGCGATCGTGGCTGGAGCAATACGGTTTAGCAAACCATCGGGTCATGATGACGGTGGCGCGGCTGTGGTCAGGGGATCCCTACAAGGGCGTCGATGTGACGATTCGAGCCTTGCCGAAGATTTTGGCGCAGTATCCCGATGTCAAATATTTAGTGATTGGGCGGGGGGATGACCAGCCCAGGTTGGCGCAGTTGGCAGCGGAATTGGGCGTGGCCGATCGGGTCGTGTTTGCGGGGTTTGTGCCCACGGCAGAATTACCCCAGCATTACAACTTGGCGGATATCTACGTGATGCCGTCCCAGGAAGGGTTTGGCATTGTCTATTTGGAGGCGATGGCCTGCGGGGTTCCGGTGCTGTCGGGGGATGGGGACGGATCGGCGGATCCCTTACAGGATGGGCATTTGGGCTGGCGCGTCCCCTATCGCGATCCGGAGGCCGTGGCGATCGCCTGTTGTGAGATGTTAGCGGGGCAAGATCCGCGCTGTAATGGTGCGATGCTGCGGGAGAAGGTGTTGCATTTGTTCGATCGATCGGCATTACAGGCGCGATTAGCAGAATTACTGGCGCAAGGATAG
- a CDS encoding carbon dioxide-concentrating mechanism protein CcmK yields the protein MAMAVGMIETVGYPAVLAASDAMLKAGRVALVNYESCASGRYMVSIRGPISEVRSAIEAGLETVEKMPGDAEVVTHVIIPNPPDNIEAVLPIFYTAAAEPFRI from the coding sequence ATGGCAATGGCCGTTGGAATGATTGAAACTGTGGGCTATCCGGCTGTCTTGGCAGCGTCGGATGCCATGCTGAAGGCGGGTCGAGTGGCGTTGGTCAACTACGAAAGCTGTGCCAGCGGTCGCTATATGGTCTCGATTCGTGGCCCCATTTCTGAGGTGCGATCGGCGATCGAGGCGGGGCTGGAAACGGTGGAGAAGATGCCCGGTGATGCGGAAGTGGTAACCCACGTAATCATCCCCAATCCCCCGGATAATATTGAAGCGGTGTTGCCGATTTTCTATACGGCTGCTGCTGAACCTTTCCGCATCTAG
- a CDS encoding carbon dioxide-concentrating mechanism protein CcmK — protein sequence MPQAVGSLETKGFPAILAAADAMIKAGRVTLVSYVKAGSARFAVNIRGDVSEVKRAMEAGIAAVETTPGGVLETWVIIPRPHENVEAVMDIEYTEAVEEFRQAVNGYSLIRQSQQQSS from the coding sequence ATGCCACAGGCCGTTGGATCACTGGAGACGAAGGGGTTCCCCGCTATTCTCGCTGCTGCGGATGCGATGATTAAGGCAGGGCGGGTGACGTTGGTGAGCTATGTCAAGGCGGGAAGTGCCCGGTTTGCGGTGAATATTCGCGGGGATGTGTCGGAAGTGAAGCGGGCCATGGAAGCGGGCATTGCTGCGGTTGAGACGACCCCTGGCGGCGTGTTGGAAACCTGGGTAATCATTCCCCGGCCCCACGAAAACGTAGAAGCGGTGATGGATATTGAGTACACCGAGGCGGTGGAAGAGTTCCGGCAGGCGGTGAATGGCTACAGTCTGATTCGGCAGAGTCAGCAGCAATCGTCCTAA
- a CDS encoding carbon dioxide-concentrating mechanism protein CcmK — MSQKAVGSLETIGWPGVLAASDAMVKAGRVTLVSYVRAGSARFTINIRGDVSEVARAMEAGVEAAQNTPGAHLVTWVVIPRPHENVEAVLSIKYNDKVEGFRRNVEGFGTF; from the coding sequence ATGAGCCAAAAAGCTGTTGGGTCTTTAGAGACGATCGGGTGGCCGGGGGTTCTGGCGGCGTCCGATGCGATGGTGAAGGCGGGCCGGGTGACGCTGGTGAGCTATGTCCGGGCTGGGAGTGCGCGGTTTACGATTAACATCCGTGGGGACGTGTCGGAGGTGGCACGGGCCATGGAAGCGGGAGTCGAAGCAGCGCAAAATACGCCGGGTGCCCATTTGGTGACCTGGGTCGTGATTCCACGTCCCCATGAGAATGTGGAGGCGGTGCTGAGTATTAAGTACAACGATAAGGTTGAAGGTTTCCGGCGGAATGTGGAGGGGTTTGGAACGTTCTAG
- a CDS encoding cation:proton antiporter, with the protein MILNSFLSHCNLGIASLIPPWPVLAVVAEDSPIILSGVLLTLVVIYLASKLGAEAARRFDFPPVLGELVAGVIVGVSALHLVIFPEGGLAASDSLIMTALQGLNPLTPDAVTRIFESQSEIISVLAEIGVIILLFEIGLESDLRQLKEVGIQATVVACVGVAVPFAAGTAGAMVLFHVAAIPAIFAGAALTATSIGITSKVLSELGQLKSKEGQIIVGAAVIDDVLGIIVLAVVASLAKTGEIDVTNVIYLIVGATAFLFGSIALGGIFNKSFVAIVEKLKTRGNVVIPAFIFAFFMAFLGNAIHLEAILGAFAAGLVLDETDARNELDELIKPIADLLVPIFFVTVGARADLTVLNPAIPENRAGLLIAVFLVAVAIVGKLVTGWAVFGQPGINRLAIGVGMIPRGEVGLVFAGIGSASGILDKPLEVSIIIMVILTTFLAPPFLRVAFGNTNGETPAIEASPSVESASK; encoded by the coding sequence ATGATTTTGAACAGTTTTCTTTCCCATTGCAATCTTGGTATTGCCTCCCTAATACCACCTTGGCCCGTACTAGCCGTTGTTGCTGAGGATTCACCGATTATTCTGTCTGGCGTATTGCTGACGCTGGTGGTTATTTATCTCGCTAGTAAACTGGGCGCAGAAGCGGCTAGACGCTTTGATTTTCCGCCCGTGTTGGGGGAGCTAGTTGCAGGGGTGATTGTCGGTGTGTCGGCATTGCACCTGGTCATTTTTCCCGAAGGCGGCCTCGCGGCCTCTGACTCGCTGATCATGACCGCTTTGCAGGGGTTAAACCCCCTCACGCCGGATGCCGTAACGCGAATCTTTGAGTCCCAAAGTGAAATCATTTCAGTGCTCGCTGAAATTGGCGTCATTATTCTGTTGTTTGAAATTGGGCTAGAGTCTGACCTCCGGCAGCTCAAGGAAGTCGGCATTCAAGCGACGGTGGTTGCCTGTGTTGGGGTAGCAGTACCTTTCGCAGCCGGTACCGCAGGAGCCATGGTGCTATTTCATGTGGCAGCAATTCCAGCGATTTTTGCGGGGGCAGCGTTAACCGCGACCAGTATTGGCATTACCTCTAAGGTGTTGTCCGAGCTAGGACAGCTTAAATCGAAGGAAGGTCAAATCATCGTTGGTGCGGCGGTCATTGATGATGTGTTGGGAATTATTGTTTTAGCCGTAGTAGCCAGTTTAGCCAAAACGGGTGAAATCGACGTTACCAATGTCATTTATTTAATTGTGGGTGCGACGGCCTTTTTGTTTGGCTCAATTGCCTTGGGTGGCATTTTCAACAAAAGTTTTGTCGCGATCGTCGAGAAATTAAAAACCCGTGGAAACGTGGTTATTCCAGCGTTTATCTTTGCCTTTTTCATGGCATTTTTAGGGAATGCGATTCATCTTGAGGCGATTTTAGGGGCCTTTGCTGCGGGATTGGTGCTGGATGAAACCGATGCCCGGAATGAATTAGATGAACTTATCAAGCCGATCGCAGATTTGCTAGTGCCGATTTTCTTTGTGACGGTGGGAGCACGCGCGGATCTGACAGTGCTCAATCCAGCTATCCCCGAAAACCGTGCTGGCCTGCTGATTGCAGTTTTTTTAGTGGCAGTGGCAATCGTCGGCAAACTCGTTACAGGTTGGGCGGTGTTTGGGCAACCGGGCATTAATCGCCTCGCGATCGGGGTGGGTATGATTCCTCGGGGCGAAGTGGGTTTAGTCTTTGCTGGCATTGGTTCAGCCAGTGGCATTTTGGATAAGCCGTTGGAAGTCTCCATTATCATCATGGTGATTTTGACCACGTTCCTAGCGCCTCCCTTTCTCCGGGTGGCCTTTGGAAATACGAACGGCGAGACACCAGCGATCGAAGCATCACCTTCAGTGGAATCAGCTAGTAAATAA